From the Primulina tabacum isolate GXHZ01 chromosome 3, ASM2559414v2, whole genome shotgun sequence genome, one window contains:
- the LOC142539662 gene encoding casein kinase II subunit alpha-4, chloroplastic isoform X3: MAQKIGKSIRRPGAPSKARVYPDVNVIRPKEYWDYESLAVQWGEQDDYEVARKVGRGKYSEVFEGVHATNNEKCVIKILKPVKKKKIKREIKILQNLCDFKMLYPTLSDFDIRYYIYELLKALDYCHSQGIMHRDVKPHNVMIDHEQRKLRLIDWGLAEFYHPGKEYNVRVASRYFKGPELLVDLQDYDYSLDLWSLGCMFAGMIFRKEPFFYGHDNYDQLVKIAKVLGTDDLNAYLNKYRLELDPNLAALVGRHSRKPWTRFINSDNQHLAVPDAIDFVDKLLRYDHQERPTAKEAMAHPYFYPIRNVESSRSRAQ, encoded by the exons ATGGCTCAGAAGATAGGAAAATCTATTCGCCGGCCTGGGGCCCCATCCAAGGCGCGGGTTTACCCCGACGTCAATGTCATCCGCCCTAAGGAGTATTGGGATTACGAGTCCCTCGCTGTTCAATGGGG GGAACAGGATGATTATGAGGTGGCGAGAAAGGTGGGGAGGGGGAAATATAGCGAGGTTTTTGAGGGTGTTCATGCCACCAACAATGAGAAATGCGTTATCAAGATCCTTAAACCTGTCAAGAAGAAAAAG ATCAAGAGGGAGATAAAAATATTACAGAATCTTTGTG ACTTTAAAATGCTGTATCCCACACTTTCAGACTTCGATATTAGATACTACATATATGAACTATTAAAG GCTTTAGATTACTGCCACTCTCAAGGTATCATGCATCGTGATGTCAAGCCTCATAATGTCATGATAGATCATGAGCAGCGCAAACTTCGTCTTATAGATTGGGGACTAGCTGAATTTTATCATCCTGGGAAAGAGTATAACGTTCGTGTAGCTTCAAG GTATTTTAAGGGACCTGAGCTCCTCGTTGATTTGCAAGACTATGACTACTCCTTGGACTTATGGAGCCTTGGCTGTATGTTTGCAGGAATG ATATTTCGCAAGGAACCTTTCTTTTATGGGCACGACAATTATGATCAACTGGTCAAGATTGCGAAG GTGTTGGGGACAGATGATTTGAATGCATATTTGAATAAGTACCGCTTGGAATTGGACCCAAATCTTGCTGCCCTTGTCGGAAG ACATAGCAGAAAGCCATGGACGAGGTTCATTAACTCTGATAATCAACACTTGGCTGTTCCCGAT GCTATTGATTTTGTTGACAAACTGTTACGATATGATCATCAAGAAAGGCCTACCGCAAAGGAAGCAATG GCTCATCCTTATTTCTACCCTATAAGGAATGTAGAAAGCAGCCGGAGTCGTGCTCAGTGA
- the LOC142539662 gene encoding casein kinase II subunit alpha-4, chloroplastic isoform X2 has protein sequence MSSALRSIGITSPSLFNGGNRMIMRWRERWGGGNIARFLRVFMPPTMRNALSRSLNLSRRKRVRCFFWSMEMNILEDLQSYLLVQIKREIKILQNLCGGPNIVKLFDIVRDQQSKTPSLIFEYVNNTDFKMLYPTLSDFDIRYYIYELLKALDYCHSQGIMHRDVKPHNVMIDHEQRKLRLIDWGLAEFYHPGKEYNVRVASRYFKGPELLVDLQDYDYSLDLWSLGCMFAGMIFRKEPFFYGHDNYDQLVKIAKVLGTDDLNAYLNKYRLELDPNLAALVGRHSRKPWTRFINSDNQHLAVPDAIDFVDKLLRYDHQERPTAKEAMAHPYFYPIRNVESSRSRAQ, from the exons ATGTCATCCGCCCTAAGGAGTATTGGGATTACGAGTCCCTCGCTGTTCAATGGGG GGAACAGGATGATTATGAGGTGGCGAGAAAGGTGGGGAGGGGGAAATATAGCGAGGTTTTTGAGGGTGTTCATGCCACCAACAATGAGAAATGCGTTATCAAGATCCTTAAACCTGTCAAGAAGAAAAAG GGTTCGATGCTTCTTTTGGAGCATGGAGATGAATATATTGGAGGACTTACAATCATATTTACTGGTGCAGATCAAGAGGGAGATAAAAATATTACAGAATCTTTGTGGTGGGCCTAATATTGTAAAGTTGTTTGATATTGTAAGAGACCAGCAGTCAAAGACACCAAGTCTTATATTTGAATATGTGAACAATACAGACTTTAAAATGCTGTATCCCACACTTTCAGACTTCGATATTAGATACTACATATATGAACTATTAAAG GCTTTAGATTACTGCCACTCTCAAGGTATCATGCATCGTGATGTCAAGCCTCATAATGTCATGATAGATCATGAGCAGCGCAAACTTCGTCTTATAGATTGGGGACTAGCTGAATTTTATCATCCTGGGAAAGAGTATAACGTTCGTGTAGCTTCAAG GTATTTTAAGGGACCTGAGCTCCTCGTTGATTTGCAAGACTATGACTACTCCTTGGACTTATGGAGCCTTGGCTGTATGTTTGCAGGAATG ATATTTCGCAAGGAACCTTTCTTTTATGGGCACGACAATTATGATCAACTGGTCAAGATTGCGAAG GTGTTGGGGACAGATGATTTGAATGCATATTTGAATAAGTACCGCTTGGAATTGGACCCAAATCTTGCTGCCCTTGTCGGAAG ACATAGCAGAAAGCCATGGACGAGGTTCATTAACTCTGATAATCAACACTTGGCTGTTCCCGAT GCTATTGATTTTGTTGACAAACTGTTACGATATGATCATCAAGAAAGGCCTACCGCAAAGGAAGCAATG GCTCATCCTTATTTCTACCCTATAAGGAATGTAGAAAGCAGCCGGAGTCGTGCTCAGTGA
- the LOC142539662 gene encoding casein kinase II subunit alpha-4, chloroplastic isoform X4 codes for MSSALRSIGITSPSLFNGGNRMIMRWRERWGGGNIARFLRVFMPPTMRNALSRSLNLSRRKRVRCFFWSMEMNILEDLQSYLLVQIKREIKILQNLCDFKMLYPTLSDFDIRYYIYELLKALDYCHSQGIMHRDVKPHNVMIDHEQRKLRLIDWGLAEFYHPGKEYNVRVASRYFKGPELLVDLQDYDYSLDLWSLGCMFAGMIFRKEPFFYGHDNYDQLVKIAKVLGTDDLNAYLNKYRLELDPNLAALVGRHSRKPWTRFINSDNQHLAVPDAIDFVDKLLRYDHQERPTAKEAMAHPYFYPIRNVESSRSRAQ; via the exons ATGTCATCCGCCCTAAGGAGTATTGGGATTACGAGTCCCTCGCTGTTCAATGGGG GGAACAGGATGATTATGAGGTGGCGAGAAAGGTGGGGAGGGGGAAATATAGCGAGGTTTTTGAGGGTGTTCATGCCACCAACAATGAGAAATGCGTTATCAAGATCCTTAAACCTGTCAAGAAGAAAAAG GGTTCGATGCTTCTTTTGGAGCATGGAGATGAATATATTGGAGGACTTACAATCATATTTACTGGTGCAGATCAAGAGGGAGATAAAAATATTACAGAATCTTTGTG ACTTTAAAATGCTGTATCCCACACTTTCAGACTTCGATATTAGATACTACATATATGAACTATTAAAG GCTTTAGATTACTGCCACTCTCAAGGTATCATGCATCGTGATGTCAAGCCTCATAATGTCATGATAGATCATGAGCAGCGCAAACTTCGTCTTATAGATTGGGGACTAGCTGAATTTTATCATCCTGGGAAAGAGTATAACGTTCGTGTAGCTTCAAG GTATTTTAAGGGACCTGAGCTCCTCGTTGATTTGCAAGACTATGACTACTCCTTGGACTTATGGAGCCTTGGCTGTATGTTTGCAGGAATG ATATTTCGCAAGGAACCTTTCTTTTATGGGCACGACAATTATGATCAACTGGTCAAGATTGCGAAG GTGTTGGGGACAGATGATTTGAATGCATATTTGAATAAGTACCGCTTGGAATTGGACCCAAATCTTGCTGCCCTTGTCGGAAG ACATAGCAGAAAGCCATGGACGAGGTTCATTAACTCTGATAATCAACACTTGGCTGTTCCCGAT GCTATTGATTTTGTTGACAAACTGTTACGATATGATCATCAAGAAAGGCCTACCGCAAAGGAAGCAATG GCTCATCCTTATTTCTACCCTATAAGGAATGTAGAAAGCAGCCGGAGTCGTGCTCAGTGA
- the LOC142538881 gene encoding scarecrow-like protein 32: protein MVQFTETLPPLNQIPPFPSLPMKKNQLFGARPWPGFPTPKSVGNFGDANCMEQLLIHCANALENNDATLAQQILWVLNNIAPPDGDSNQRLTCGFLRALIARAAKIGTCKLLTAMANVQANDLSMNNHKFSIIELAGFVDLTPWHRFGFTAANAAVLEAVEGYSVVHIVDLSLTHCMQIPTLIDSMSTRLDPPPLIKLTVAGTMEDFPPMLDLSYEELGLKLINFARSRNIIMDFRVIPSSSKNGFSSLIEELKLQHFVRAQNGEALVINCHMMLHYIPEETLSNIPNPPQISIRTSSRLSLRTMFLESIRGLEPTIVILVDEDADFTSSSLVYRLRSAYNYLWIPYDTMDTFLPRGSKQRQWYEADICWKIENVISNEGPQRVERLEPKSKWVQRMNDASFRGVGFSEDAILEVKSMLDEHAAGWGVKKEEEDHVVLTWKGHNVVFATAWLPVI from the coding sequence ATGGTGCAATTCACTGAAACATTACCCCCATTGAATCAAATTCCTCCATTTCCATCTCTTCCAATGAAAAAGAACCAGCTTTTCGGGGCCCGGCCCTGGCCAGGATTCCCGACGCCGAAATCCGTGGGAAATTTCGGGGATGCGAATTGCATGGAACAGTTGCTGATTCACTGCGCAAACGCCCTGGAAAACAATGACGCGACTCTTGCTCAACAAATCTTGTGGGTTCTCAACAATATTGCTCCTCCGGATGGGGACTCGAATCAGCGGCTGACTTGCGGTTTCCTCCGAGCCCTCATCGCACGCGCCGCCAAGATTGGAACCTGTAAATTGCTCACCGCCATGGCTAATGTCCAAGCAAATGATCTGTCCATGAACAATCATAAATTCTCTATCATCGAGCTCGCGGGATTTGTGGACTTGACTCCATGGCACAGGTTCGGTTTTACGGCCGCTAATGCGGCGGTTCTGGAAGCTGTCGAAGGTTACTCTGTGGTTCACATAGTTGACTTGAGTTTAACACATTGCATGCAAATTCCTACCCTTATTGATTCCATGTCGACGCGGCTCGACCCACCTCCGCTGATCAAGCTTACGGTAGCCGGTACCATGGAAGATTTCCCACCAATGTTAGATCTCTCTTACGAGGAACTAGGcctgaaattaattaatttcgCAAGATCCCGCAATATCATAATGGACTTTAGAGTCATTCCTTCGAGTTCTAAAAATGGGTTCTCTTCTTTGATCGAGGAACTCAAACTGCAACATTTTGTACGTGCCCAAAATGGCGAGGCACTAGTGATAAATTGTCACATGATGCTTCACTACATCCCAGAAGAAACCCTATCAAATATTCCGAATCCACCTCAAATTTCGATCCGAACCTCATCCAGGCTGTCGCTTCGAACCATGTTTCTCGAGTCCATACGTGGTTTGGAGCCGACAATCGTCATATTAGTCGACGAAGATGCAGATTTCACATCAAGCAGCCTAGTGTACAGATTAAGATCAGCTTACAATTATCTATGGATACCCTATGATACAATGGACACTTTTCTTCCGCGGGGAAGCAAGCAGAGACAGTGGTATGAAGCGGACATTTGTTGGAAAATAGAGAACGTGATTTCGAACGAGGGACCTCAGAGAGTTGAGAGGCTCGAACCAAAGAGCAAATGGGTGCAAAGAATGAACGATGCTAGTTTTCGAGGTGTAGGATTCAGCGAAGATGCGATTTTAGAGGTGAAGAGTATGTTGGACGAGCATGCAGCTGGTTGGGGAGtaaagaaagaagaagaagatcatGTGGTGCTTACATGGAAAGGACACAATGTAGTTTTCGCTACTGCTTGGTTGCCTGTAATTTGA
- the LOC142539665 gene encoding heptahelical transmembrane protein 4-like isoform X2: protein MGKNQVNFEEVKSGGELNENQRVISSPKEGKGTRLWKKVKYQLVEYHSLPGYLKDNEYILGHYRHLIGFFLFLSLTIYTAMKVPAVVDIPTLQNLPNVLRKADLQKLRAELTTCLPSLRHMRDWHVMEVLSNCLPERFSHINHTDVCVLRTMKEDLANIIAPLMVRPITRWPFFTFLGGAMFCLLASSTCHLISCHSKRVSYIMLRLDYAGIAALISTSFYPPVYYSFMCYPLFCNLYMGFITLLGIGTILVSLLPVFQNPEYRKFRALLFLAMGLSGVAPILHKLILFWNHPVALHTTGYEILMGSLYGLGALVYATRVPERWMPGKFDIAGHSHQLFHVLVVAGAYTHYRAGLVYLRWRDLQGC, encoded by the exons ATGGGCAAGAATCAAGTAAATTTTGAAGAGGTGAAATCTGGTGGTGAATTAAATGAGAATCAAAGGGTTATTTCTTCACCCAAGGAAGGGAAAGGAACGAGATTGTGGAAGAAAGTGAAGTATCAATTGGTGGAGTACCACTCACTGCCTGGATATTTGAAGGACAATGAGTATATTCTTGGTCATTACAG GCATTTGATAGGCTTCTTCTTGTTCCTCTCTCTGACCATTTATACAGCGATGAAGGTTCCGGCTGTGGTAGACATTCCCACGCTACAAAATTTGCCAAACGTGCTGAGAAAAGCGGATCTCCAAAAATTGAGAGCAGAACTTACAACTTGTCTTCCGTCTTTGCGACACATGCGTGACTGGCATGTTATGGAAGTACTCTCTAACTGTTTGCCTGAACGTTTTTCACACATCAACCACACTGATGTTTGTGTTCTG cgTACCATGAAGGAAGACCTGGCAAACATAATAGCACCATTGATGGTCCGTCCAATCACCCGGTGGCCGTTTTTTACTTTCTTGGGTGGAGCCATGTTTTGCTTGTTGGCTAGCAGCACTTGCCACTTAATTTCTTGCCACTCCAAGCGTGTATCCTACATTATGCTTAGACTCGATTATGCAGGAATCGCTGCCCTCATTTCTACCTCGTTTTATCCTCCTGTCTACTACTCTTTTATGTGCTATCCACTCTTCTGCAATCTCTATATGGGATTCATTACCCTGCTAGGAATCGGTACAATCTTAGTCTCTCTCCTGCCAGTGTTTCAAAATCCAGAATACCGCAAGTTTCGAGCCTTGTTATTCCTTGCAATGGGCTTGTCTGGTGTGGCACCAATTCTGCACAAACTTATCTTATTTTGGAACCATCCTGTGGCGCTCCACACGACAGGATATGAAATCTTGATGGGGTCCCTTTACGGTCTTGGAGCTCTCGTTTATGCAACAAGAGTTCCAGAGAGATGGATGCCTGGAAAATTTGACATTGCTGGACATAGCCATCAGCTGTTTCATGTACTCGTCGTTGCAGGAGCTTACACACATTACCGTGCAGGGCTCGTATATCTCAGGTGGCGGGACTTGCAGGGATGCTGA
- the LOC142539662 gene encoding casein kinase II subunit alpha-4, chloroplastic isoform X1, protein MAQKIGKSIRRPGAPSKARVYPDVNVIRPKEYWDYESLAVQWGEQDDYEVARKVGRGKYSEVFEGVHATNNEKCVIKILKPVKKKKIKREIKILQNLCGGPNIVKLFDIVRDQQSKTPSLIFEYVNNTDFKMLYPTLSDFDIRYYIYELLKALDYCHSQGIMHRDVKPHNVMIDHEQRKLRLIDWGLAEFYHPGKEYNVRVASRYFKGPELLVDLQDYDYSLDLWSLGCMFAGMIFRKEPFFYGHDNYDQLVKIAKVLGTDDLNAYLNKYRLELDPNLAALVGRHSRKPWTRFINSDNQHLAVPDAIDFVDKLLRYDHQERPTAKEAMAHPYFYPIRNVESSRSRAQ, encoded by the exons ATGGCTCAGAAGATAGGAAAATCTATTCGCCGGCCTGGGGCCCCATCCAAGGCGCGGGTTTACCCCGACGTCAATGTCATCCGCCCTAAGGAGTATTGGGATTACGAGTCCCTCGCTGTTCAATGGGG GGAACAGGATGATTATGAGGTGGCGAGAAAGGTGGGGAGGGGGAAATATAGCGAGGTTTTTGAGGGTGTTCATGCCACCAACAATGAGAAATGCGTTATCAAGATCCTTAAACCTGTCAAGAAGAAAAAG ATCAAGAGGGAGATAAAAATATTACAGAATCTTTGTGGTGGGCCTAATATTGTAAAGTTGTTTGATATTGTAAGAGACCAGCAGTCAAAGACACCAAGTCTTATATTTGAATATGTGAACAATACAGACTTTAAAATGCTGTATCCCACACTTTCAGACTTCGATATTAGATACTACATATATGAACTATTAAAG GCTTTAGATTACTGCCACTCTCAAGGTATCATGCATCGTGATGTCAAGCCTCATAATGTCATGATAGATCATGAGCAGCGCAAACTTCGTCTTATAGATTGGGGACTAGCTGAATTTTATCATCCTGGGAAAGAGTATAACGTTCGTGTAGCTTCAAG GTATTTTAAGGGACCTGAGCTCCTCGTTGATTTGCAAGACTATGACTACTCCTTGGACTTATGGAGCCTTGGCTGTATGTTTGCAGGAATG ATATTTCGCAAGGAACCTTTCTTTTATGGGCACGACAATTATGATCAACTGGTCAAGATTGCGAAG GTGTTGGGGACAGATGATTTGAATGCATATTTGAATAAGTACCGCTTGGAATTGGACCCAAATCTTGCTGCCCTTGTCGGAAG ACATAGCAGAAAGCCATGGACGAGGTTCATTAACTCTGATAATCAACACTTGGCTGTTCCCGAT GCTATTGATTTTGTTGACAAACTGTTACGATATGATCATCAAGAAAGGCCTACCGCAAAGGAAGCAATG GCTCATCCTTATTTCTACCCTATAAGGAATGTAGAAAGCAGCCGGAGTCGTGCTCAGTGA
- the LOC142539665 gene encoding heptahelical transmembrane protein 4-like isoform X1 — MGKNQVNFEEVKSGGELNENQRVISSPKEGKGTRLWKKVKYQLVEYHSLPGYLKDNEYILGHYRSEWPLRQVLLSVFTIHNETLNVWTHLIGFFLFLSLTIYTAMKVPAVVDIPTLQNLPNVLRKADLQKLRAELTTCLPSLRHMRDWHVMEVLSNCLPERFSHINHTDVCVLRTMKEDLANIIAPLMVRPITRWPFFTFLGGAMFCLLASSTCHLISCHSKRVSYIMLRLDYAGIAALISTSFYPPVYYSFMCYPLFCNLYMGFITLLGIGTILVSLLPVFQNPEYRKFRALLFLAMGLSGVAPILHKLILFWNHPVALHTTGYEILMGSLYGLGALVYATRVPERWMPGKFDIAGHSHQLFHVLVVAGAYTHYRAGLVYLRWRDLQGC; from the exons ATGGGCAAGAATCAAGTAAATTTTGAAGAGGTGAAATCTGGTGGTGAATTAAATGAGAATCAAAGGGTTATTTCTTCACCCAAGGAAGGGAAAGGAACGAGATTGTGGAAGAAAGTGAAGTATCAATTGGTGGAGTACCACTCACTGCCTGGATATTTGAAGGACAATGAGTATATTCTTGGTCATTACAGGTCTGAATGGCCTTTGAGGCAGGTCTTGCTCAGTGTTTTTACTATTCACAATGAGACCCTTAATGTTTGGAC GCATTTGATAGGCTTCTTCTTGTTCCTCTCTCTGACCATTTATACAGCGATGAAGGTTCCGGCTGTGGTAGACATTCCCACGCTACAAAATTTGCCAAACGTGCTGAGAAAAGCGGATCTCCAAAAATTGAGAGCAGAACTTACAACTTGTCTTCCGTCTTTGCGACACATGCGTGACTGGCATGTTATGGAAGTACTCTCTAACTGTTTGCCTGAACGTTTTTCACACATCAACCACACTGATGTTTGTGTTCTG cgTACCATGAAGGAAGACCTGGCAAACATAATAGCACCATTGATGGTCCGTCCAATCACCCGGTGGCCGTTTTTTACTTTCTTGGGTGGAGCCATGTTTTGCTTGTTGGCTAGCAGCACTTGCCACTTAATTTCTTGCCACTCCAAGCGTGTATCCTACATTATGCTTAGACTCGATTATGCAGGAATCGCTGCCCTCATTTCTACCTCGTTTTATCCTCCTGTCTACTACTCTTTTATGTGCTATCCACTCTTCTGCAATCTCTATATGGGATTCATTACCCTGCTAGGAATCGGTACAATCTTAGTCTCTCTCCTGCCAGTGTTTCAAAATCCAGAATACCGCAAGTTTCGAGCCTTGTTATTCCTTGCAATGGGCTTGTCTGGTGTGGCACCAATTCTGCACAAACTTATCTTATTTTGGAACCATCCTGTGGCGCTCCACACGACAGGATATGAAATCTTGATGGGGTCCCTTTACGGTCTTGGAGCTCTCGTTTATGCAACAAGAGTTCCAGAGAGATGGATGCCTGGAAAATTTGACATTGCTGGACATAGCCATCAGCTGTTTCATGTACTCGTCGTTGCAGGAGCTTACACACATTACCGTGCAGGGCTCGTATATCTCAGGTGGCGGGACTTGCAGGGATGCTGA
- the LOC142539662 gene encoding casein kinase II subunit alpha-4, chloroplastic isoform X5, producing MAQKIGKSIRRPGAPSKARVYPDVNVIRPKEYWDYESLAVQWGEQDDYEVARKVGRGKYSEVFEGVHATNNEKCVIKILKPVKKKKALDYCHSQGIMHRDVKPHNVMIDHEQRKLRLIDWGLAEFYHPGKEYNVRVASRYFKGPELLVDLQDYDYSLDLWSLGCMFAGMIFRKEPFFYGHDNYDQLVKIAKVLGTDDLNAYLNKYRLELDPNLAALVGRHSRKPWTRFINSDNQHLAVPDAIDFVDKLLRYDHQERPTAKEAMAHPYFYPIRNVESSRSRAQ from the exons ATGGCTCAGAAGATAGGAAAATCTATTCGCCGGCCTGGGGCCCCATCCAAGGCGCGGGTTTACCCCGACGTCAATGTCATCCGCCCTAAGGAGTATTGGGATTACGAGTCCCTCGCTGTTCAATGGGG GGAACAGGATGATTATGAGGTGGCGAGAAAGGTGGGGAGGGGGAAATATAGCGAGGTTTTTGAGGGTGTTCATGCCACCAACAATGAGAAATGCGTTATCAAGATCCTTAAACCTGTCAAGAAGAAAAAG GCTTTAGATTACTGCCACTCTCAAGGTATCATGCATCGTGATGTCAAGCCTCATAATGTCATGATAGATCATGAGCAGCGCAAACTTCGTCTTATAGATTGGGGACTAGCTGAATTTTATCATCCTGGGAAAGAGTATAACGTTCGTGTAGCTTCAAG GTATTTTAAGGGACCTGAGCTCCTCGTTGATTTGCAAGACTATGACTACTCCTTGGACTTATGGAGCCTTGGCTGTATGTTTGCAGGAATG ATATTTCGCAAGGAACCTTTCTTTTATGGGCACGACAATTATGATCAACTGGTCAAGATTGCGAAG GTGTTGGGGACAGATGATTTGAATGCATATTTGAATAAGTACCGCTTGGAATTGGACCCAAATCTTGCTGCCCTTGTCGGAAG ACATAGCAGAAAGCCATGGACGAGGTTCATTAACTCTGATAATCAACACTTGGCTGTTCCCGAT GCTATTGATTTTGTTGACAAACTGTTACGATATGATCATCAAGAAAGGCCTACCGCAAAGGAAGCAATG GCTCATCCTTATTTCTACCCTATAAGGAATGTAGAAAGCAGCCGGAGTCGTGCTCAGTGA
- the LOC142539664 gene encoding mitochondrial outer membrane protein porin 2-like produces the protein MSKGPGLFSDFGKKAKDLLTKDYISDHKFSVSTYSESGVALTTSTVKKGGYTSGDVTAQYIYKNTSADVKVDTESNVSVNLTVADIIPSSKTIANLKFPNYDSGKLEFQYFHPHASIATAVGLNQSPPIDFSVTLGTPTFALGVEAGYETSSKKLVKYTAGITVTQPESCLSIVLGDKGDTIKTSCIRYLDQLKKGAAVAEFTRKLSANENTFTVGGSYALDHLTLVKMKLNNHGTLATVLQHEVMQKSVVTISSEFHTKALDNIPRFGVSLVLRP, from the exons ATGAGCAAGGGACCGGGTTTGTTCTCGGATTTCGGCAAGAAAGCAAAAG ATCTGCTGACCAAGGACTATATTTCGGATCACAAATTCTCTGTTTCCACTTACAGCGAATCCGGAGTG GCCCTCACAACATCCACTGTGAAAAAAGGAGGCTATACATCTGGTGATGTCACAGCCCAGTACATATACAAGAATACCTCCGCAGATGTCAAAGTTGATACAGAATCGAAT GTCTCAGTAAATTTAACTGTTGCCGATATCATCCCCTCATCAAAGACTATTGCCAATCTGAAATTTCCGAATTATGATTCTGGCAAG CTGGAGTTTCAGTACTTCCACCCTCATGCATCTATTGCTACTGCTGTGGGTCTTAACCAATCCCCTCCAATCGATTTTTCAGTCACCCTTGGTACTCCCACCTTTGCTTTGGGAGTTGAAGCTGGCTATGAGACCTCGTCTAAAAAACTAGTGAAGTATACTGCTGGCATTACTGTGACACAACCTGAATCCTGTTTGTCGATAGTTTT GGGTGACAAAGGGGACACCATAAAGACCTCATGCATACGCTACTTAGATCAGTTGAAGAAGGGTGCTGCTGTGGCTGAGTTCACCCGAAAATTGTCGGCGAATGAGAACACTTTTACCGTGGGAGGATCTTACGCCCTCGACCACCTGACACTCGTAAAAATGAAGCTCAACAATCATGGCACTCTAGCTACTGTTTTGCAGCACGAGGTTATGCAGAAATCAGTGGTGACTATATCCAGCGAGTTCCATACCAAAGCCTTGGATAACATTCCCAGATTTGGAGTGTCCCTTGTACTTAGGCCTTGA